The Dermacentor silvarum isolate Dsil-2018 chromosome 3, BIME_Dsil_1.4, whole genome shotgun sequence region TacagttttatctctctctctctcaatatgtGGATTTATTTATAAACACAATGCAAGGAGCACTTTTGAGATAGCCATGGCCATGCTGCAAAGCCCCATGCCTCACACTGTTTCAATTATACCAACATACTCACGTGTTTTTTGAAGagatgaatttaaaaaaaagtaataataaagaaaagggggCAAGAAGCAGTTCACAGAATTAAAAGTGAAGCACCATGTTCATTTTGAACCACACGTGTATCTTGTGACAACCCTACATGGATGTCTTAATAAATTTAGAAAGTGTTAAACAGTGAAATAAGATATCCAGCTGGTATTTGGAGGAGCATTAACTACTAAAACCTTGCCAGCTGCACTCCCTTAGAATGCATTAAAAGACCAACAATCCTATATGCAAAAGTAGGTAAGTGCATGAAATGCTCACACCTAAGTGGGACAGAGACGGTTTGAGTTAAACAACTGATGTTGCCTGCAGGCAACCTGTGGAGCATGCAGTCTCCAAAATGCGGCAGCTGCAGCAGTGGAACGACTTCCAGCAGAGACAAACAAAATGACTGACTGTTCCAAGTTATATTTGCGTATCAGCTTGTGGGCATAATATGATGACCATGACAAACTGTATTGGTGTGGACGTATGTCGGCAAGCTATGAGTCAACTCACTCAGAATCACATAAACCGGTGTCACACAGGCCCGACTGAACCCGATTGGGATCGATCAGTCTGGGCAAAGAAGCCATTTACGATGGAAGAATTCGATCTGGATCAGTCTTGATTGCGATTGAACGTGCcaggtgtgacaccggtattagacTCAGACCGACCTGCGAATCcgagtgagcctggctgagtgCAAGCGAGTCCAGCTGTGTAGAATTTTGGTGTGTCCAAGTTCGAGTGAGCCCTAAGCACACAGTATATTTTGTGAGCAAGTCTGAGTGAGTTCCGTTTATTTTGCCGACCTACGAGTATGGGTTCTGTCTAGAGACAAATTAGGACTTGTGGACAAGTTTTTTTAAGAGTGTGTTGTCAGACATTATTTCTCAAAGCAGCCATCAGCTTTCAGGAGGTGATGAGCTGATgtatttatcttttctttttgttacttGCACACCTGCTATGTGGGTATGTACTAAACTCACTAGCAAGAGTTTGGTGATCACAGATGCCAcagaatttcttttttctcagcgTAGACACCCAGGCTTAAATCAAGTAATATAGCTCATGCGTGCCTGCCCAACCAATGTAATGCATTGAGACAATTCCACGTACGCCTGTGCTGGAAGAAGTTACAATTTTTTGGCTGATGGTGCAGTCTCGAAACTGTTTCTCCAGAGGGTGCATACCCAGTGTCGCAGTAAGCCGCAAGGTTGACTCTGCTGTTTAAGAATAGGTGGATGACACTGTTGAAAAGGGACATGTGATTGATTTATTGCTTGTGGTGTACCCCAAGTGTCGCGACATATGCGTCTGCATGACCCTGCACCTCACTGTTTGATACAAACTGTGCAGCTTCCCCTCCAGCAGATGTTACTCTGTGTCACACAATTAGTCAGAGCAAGTCCTTCACTTAGAAACATCAGCTTTTTTACATGCATCTCATGTGAAAAAATTACCAGCGACCAGCTTTACAATAGACTTATGACCGAAGATTCATAGCCTGCTTTCTAATGCCTAGCTGATTACATGGCAAAACAAAATTAATCAGGCAGTGCTCCAACGCACTTGTCCTCTTCTACCATACCCTTGCAACACTTGTATGGGCTCATGCTGAGTGCTCCTTTTAGTTGCTTTTGCCCAATTATGCACTACACATCTTTCAAAAGTGAAAGGCCTTGAGACAGGCGGTGTACAATGAAAGGGCAACACTATACTCAAGCACTTTTAAAGCACCCATCTAACTTGCAAGCACAAAGTTTCCTTGTTGGCAGAATGTCAACAGTAGCAATCGAACACAGCTGTCATAGGGACGTTGCGACAATCGCAAGCAAACTGGAAGAGGAAGTGTGGAGGGAGAGAATGCGATGGTGTAAAACAAATCATTTTTCTTAAGCATTAAGAAACTGTCGGCAAGCATGCGTTCACATTCCAAAACATGcgcattgttttttgttttcccAGGTCGGCCTACGTTAGAAAGTGCATAAATGTCCTATGCACAAGCCAGGCATAACATTCTACATTCAGTAGCTGGTCGCACTTGTCCATTCCAGGACCATATAAAGGCAGCAGTGCCGTGAATCTTAAGCTGTGCCCTACCCGACAGAATAGACGAAACGCATTTACCACTACACGCTCAGATCCGCACCTGGCCAGCTGCTTCACAACAAAGAATCGAGCACCGGCGCGGTCGCAACGCAGCCGAGTTGGTTGGCTAGGCGGTGTACGCGTACAgagcgtgcgcgcgcacgcgccAAGGCACGGGACGGATACGAGAACGCGACTACGACGGTGGGGCACACCGCCCCTCCTTGAGCTTACAAGGCTGCGACGGCGGCGTAGTACATACAGACCAGCAGGGGCGAGCTGCCGCCGGTCGGGCGAACGACGGAAAAAGGAAGCAATCGTTTCCCTCCTCGGGTTTCCGCGACACGGACGAACAGGGACGAACGGATGCAAGGCCGGCAACCACACACAATCGCATCGGCCTGCTCAATGGCAAAGCCGCCGAATTCGGCGATCGAGTCGTCCGGAGTAGTGCGCgccgaaagaaagaaaaccgtAGGTGGCCGGCGTCGCCTGTCCCGAAGAATGTGAATGCAGTTTCTCCAGCGCGCGCGACTCGCTGAAGGTCACTTCGCGAGCGCCCGCTCCTTCACCTCGCGCGCAGACGCAGCGCTTTTGTTACTGTTTTTTTCATTTCTAGCTCCGGCTGAGCGTTCTCTTCCTCGGCTGCCGAGGGGAAAAATAGGAAACCGTCCGCATTCCCGCTATCTCAATCGCCAATTCCTGAGGTGCCGTGCGAGGCTAGACTGGCCAAGCGTAACCGAGCGAAGAAAGCACAGCAAGGAAGGGCCGCCTGTTTGCACTGACGTTCGTGACAACCCCCACCTCCCCTCCCCGGACGCGTCGAGAACCTCGATCGGGGAAGGCTCAGCGTTTCGCGACAAACACGCGCGTTGACAATGGCAGTGCATGTATTGCAGTGTGCACTAGTACGTCCTGTCAACGACTGGAATGCTTTTGTGAGACAGTGGAGCGCTATCTCGACTCCAGCAGTCTGAAGCGCCCATGTAAACAACCCCTAGTCAGTGCTGAGGAAGAACGCTTCCACAATGACCCACTTTCACCGCGACGGCTAAGCTTCGCCCCAACCCCAATCGTTTGCGCCACAGCTGAATACAAACCTTATATCGTTTCTTCAAATGTGCGAGAATGCTCCTGTTAAGTCTCCAGCAAACTTTAGCTTCGTCAGGTTCCAATCGGAGCGCTACAACAAGCGTCGGGACACAGCGATGCCCGACAGACCAAGTCATTCGTGAACGCAATAGACGGCTTACATCGAATCTATACGACAACCGGACTTACCTTAAACGTCAAGAAGCTCAGATGTGAGAAGGCAAACTGAGTTCTCTACTCACAGTACTTATAATTTTGCTGATTATCATGACGTAAATAGGGCCCTAGCAGAAAATCGATTGCGGTCCATGAGTTACGTCACATCACAACAAAGTCCTTCGAGAATGCTTTTTAGACAGGGGGCGCAACTGATCGGAATTCTTTTAAATCGCTTTATACAAATTTTAAAGTAACCTAAAAAAACACTATTATGCAATACACTCTCTAGCTTAGACTTAAATAAGTAATGCAAGCGCAATTTAGTGATATTCTAGTAATATTAACTAATGCACTGTAATAAGGTTTAAAATGCTATTTACACGACAAGTTGTTGTATTTGCATAAAATCATgagtataaaacaaaataaatatttaaaaacagTATCAAACAATAAAATACTAAATATTGTTATATATTTGGATAAAAGGGTAGGGGCGCTAGCCATTATTCAGAATCAGGATTTTAAGAAGAGTTGCTGTTTCTATCACGTTTCCCTCCACACGCCCACCCCATCTTCCTCGCGTTCCCGCGATGAGTTTCATGGCATGTTTACAACTTCATACCCGTGTTGCTGTGTTTACTGAGCGGCGCGAGAGAGTTAGTTAATGTGGTTCAAGCATTTTATAGTTGCAGTGTCTAAGGGGAAATTGCCTGTATTCAGCGATCACCTGCCTTAGCGCGGTAATCGAGGCCTTCTTCCGAATCCCTTCGACGACAGCGGAGGGAGACGCTGCGTTGTTCCGCGCATTGTTCCGCGAAAGACACAAAAGCAACCGACGCGCGTCCGCAAAAAGCGCGTGTGATGGCGAGCGACCAAAACGCGTAGTCGTCACCAGTTGGGATACGCTTCGTCCCTCAACAAGTGATGACCCTGGCGCCCAAGGCTAAAGTGGAAGTGCTGGTCAGAGCAGTCACGGCGGCGGACGACGATGCCCTCATCAACAAGAAACTTCCGAAGGAGCTGCTGCTTCGCATCTTCTCCTACCTGGACGTCGTCTCGCTGTGTGCCTGTGCACAGGTGTCCAAGTTGTGGCACGAGCTTGCGCTAGACGGAAGCAACTGGCAGAAGATCGACCTCTTCAACTTTCAGACGGACATCGAGGGTCCCGTGGTGGAGAACATCTCGCGCCGATGCGGCGGCTTCCTCAAGAAACTCAGCCTTCGCGGCTGTCAGAGCGTCGAGGACGCGTCGCTAAAGACGTTCGCCCAGAATTGCAACAACATCGAAGACCTGAATCTGAACGGCTGCAAGAAGCTCACGGACAGCACCTGCCAGAGCCTTGGGAAGCACTGCAGTAAGCTGACCTTCCTCGACCTGGGCTCGTGCTGCCAGGTGACGGACCTGTCACTCAAGGCGATCGGCCAAGGCTGCCCTGCGCTTGAGCAGATCAACATTTCCTGGTGCGACCAGGTGCGTTCCCTTGCTTTTTGCGAAACGCCACGGCTGTATACCGGCTATGGCGTTCTACTACTGAGCACAAGGCCGAGGGTTCGATACGCTGTAGCAGCGGGCGCAAATTATCTAGGGGCAAATCCAAACCTGCCCGTGCGCTGAGCATTCAATGCAGGTGTCAGCCTCAGCGCGTAGATAGAAAAGCAATCGCTTACTGTCCGTGTTGCTAAGTTAATTTTTGCGCACAACTTTTTTGTAATAAATGAGATCGCGGGCATTTCCATCTGTCTGTGTTTACTTCATTTCTGCTTAAAAAGTAAGCTCACTGTTAGATAGATTGGTAAATGTGCTCAAGTCAGGCCATAGAAGGCCAGGCCATTACTTTTTACACCTAACATGCATTTAGTGAACATTTTGTAAAATTGTGCTCGTAATGTGACCCGCTCGGTGTCGAAGCTATGCATTTAGCTTCcatattttctttatttgttacTTTCACTGTCCATTTAAAGTTCTGCTGTTCAATCGGGAGCACCTTTCCTCAATTCTGTCGACTGGAATGCACTTGTCAGGTTAATTTGATGCATCATCATAGGTTCTAATCATGGATCTAGAGAAGACGCTTTCATCGGACATGCCATCATAATGCGCAATCTTGCACTGTGTCTGCTAGATGCATACATGTCATAGAGAATGGTGCTCTGAATCGGCCAGTGGACTTGCCACTGTCACTTCAATATCAACACATGTCCGTGCGTAGGTGTCAAAGTATGGCGTGGAAGCTCTGGCTGCTGGTTGCCCAAGGCTGCGCAGCTTCGTCAGCAAGGGCTGCCCGCTGGTCAATGACGAGGCAGTCTCCAAGCTGGCCCAGTATTGCGGCGGCCTGCAGACCCTCAACCTTCACGAGTGCACCAACATCACTGATGCTGCAGTGCAGGCTGTCAGCCAGCACTGCCCCAAGCTGCACTTCCTGTGTGTCTCCAATTGTGCGCATCTGACCGACACTGCTCTCGTGTCTCTCAGCCAGGGCTGCCACGCGCTCTGCACGCTCGAGGTAGCCGGCTGCACGCAGCTGACGGACAGCGGCTTCCAGGCGCTGTCTCGCTCCTGCCACTCTCTCGAGAAAATGGACCTTGAAGAGTGTGTGCTCATCACGGACAACACGTTGATGCATTTGGCCAATGGCTGCCCTAAGCTGCAGCAGTTGAGCCTTTCCCACTGCGAGCTCGTAACGGATGAAGGGATCCGGCACCTCGGTGCGGGCGCCGGTGCGGCCGAGCACCTGCTTGTGCTGGAGTTGGACAACTGCCCATTGATAACAGATGCTTCGTTGGAGCACTTGGTCGCGTGCCAGAATCTGCAGCGTATCGAGCTGTACGATTGCCAGCTGATTACACGCGCTGGCATCCGCAAGCTTCGCAGTCACCTGCTGGACCTGAAGGTGCATGCCTACTTTGCACCTGTCACGCCTCCGCCCTCAGTCGGGGGTGGCAGGCCTCGGTACTGTCGCTGCTGCGTTGTGCTCTAGTCAAGTGAGAAAGACGTGGGTGTGGGGGAAATGGGTGCTTTTAGGAATTGCCTTTTGCTGCTGCTGATCAAGGTAGTGTAGAAATTGTTAATGTTGGACATGTAGCCCCAATCATCTACGTGTGGAATGTGTCGACAGTTTTCTGATGTGGCAACATCTACGATTGCCTGTGTGGCTTAAGATAGCTTTCTAGAATGTGGTGAGAGGAACGGTGACCATGTGGCAGCATGTTGTCACCAAGAGGTTGTTTCAAGTCCACAGTTACGTAAATGTTGCTACTGCAGTTTGTTGCACACTGTTTGCACATTC contains the following coding sequences:
- the LOC119446220 gene encoding F-box/LRR-repeat protein 20; this translates as MTLAPKAKVEVLVRAVTAADDDALINKKLPKELLLRIFSYLDVVSLCACAQVSKLWHELALDGSNWQKIDLFNFQTDIEGPVVENISRRCGGFLKKLSLRGCQSVEDASLKTFAQNCNNIEDLNLNGCKKLTDSTCQSLGKHCSKLTFLDLGSCCQVTDLSLKAIGQGCPALEQINISWCDQVSKYGVEALAAGCPRLRSFVSKGCPLVNDEAVSKLAQYCGGLQTLNLHECTNITDAAVQAVSQHCPKLHFLCVSNCAHLTDTALVSLSQGCHALCTLEVAGCTQLTDSGFQALSRSCHSLEKMDLEECVLITDNTLMHLANGCPKLQQLSLSHCELVTDEGIRHLGAGAGAAEHLLVLELDNCPLITDASLEHLVACQNLQRIELYDCQLITRAGIRKLRSHLLDLKVHAYFAPVTPPPSVGGGRPRYCRCCVVL